The Kordia sp. SMS9 genome window below encodes:
- the rpmA gene encoding 50S ribosomal protein L27, whose amino-acid sequence MAHKKGVGSSKNGRESESKRLGVKIFGGQAAIAGNIIVRQRGTTHNPGENVYMGKDHTLHAKVDGLVKFTKKSNNRSYVSIEPFEV is encoded by the coding sequence ATGGCTCACAAAAAAGGAGTTGGTAGTTCTAAAAACGGTAGAGAATCAGAATCGAAACGATTAGGAGTTAAGATTTTTGGTGGACAAGCAGCAATTGCTGGGAATATCATCGTTAGACAAAGAGGAACTACGCACAATCCAGGCGAAAATGTATATATGGGAAAAGACCATACATTACATGCCAAAGTAGACGGTCTTGTGAAATTCACAAAGAAATCTAACAACAGATCTTATGTATCAATCGAACCTTTCGAAGTATAA
- the rplU gene encoding 50S ribosomal protein L21 encodes MYAIVEIAGQQFKVAKDQKVFVHRLATEEGKQVTFDNVLLLDDNGQVTIGAPAINGAAVEAKVLKHLKGDKVIVFKKKRRKGYRVKNGHRQSLTEIVIENIVASGAKAAPKKEEAKKEVAKPAAEKPAAQKATTAKADDLKKIEGIGPKIASTLVEAGISTFAELAKTEPAKISEIIAEVRGKHVTDTWPAQAQLAADGKWDELKKWQDELDGGKA; translated from the coding sequence ATGTATGCAATTGTAGAGATAGCAGGGCAGCAATTTAAAGTTGCGAAAGACCAAAAAGTATTTGTTCATCGTTTGGCTACAGAAGAAGGAAAGCAAGTGACTTTCGACAATGTTCTTTTGTTAGACGATAACGGACAAGTTACCATTGGCGCCCCAGCTATAAACGGAGCCGCAGTAGAGGCAAAAGTTTTAAAACACCTTAAAGGTGACAAAGTGATTGTTTTCAAGAAGAAAAGACGTAAAGGTTACCGTGTTAAAAATGGTCACCGTCAGTCTTTAACAGAAATTGTTATTGAAAACATTGTAGCTTCAGGAGCTAAAGCAGCACCAAAGAAAGAAGAAGCTAAAAAAGAAGTTGCAAAACCAGCCGCAGAGAAGCCTGCAGCTCAAAAAGCAACAACTGCTAAAGCAGATGATTTAAAGAAAATTGAAGGAATTGGTCCTAAAATTGCATCAACTTTAGTAGAAGCTGGAATTTCAACATTCGCTGAATTAGCGAAAACTGAACCAGCAAAAATTTCTGAAATCATTGCGGAAGTTCGTGGAAAACACGTTACTGACACTTGGCCAGCACAAGCACAATTAGCTGCTGATGGAAAGTGGGATGAGTTAAAGAAATGGCAAGATGAATTAGATGGTGGTAAAGCTTAA
- a CDS encoding DUF4199 domain-containing protein: protein MEKKIIKYGVLIALGLIMYFLLVRLFGLHENPWLRLLNGAIVAFGIYSVIKDTKKESGVNFNYFEGFKVGIFSGFIATLVFTFFMAIYIFHIDVGFAEKIMAMSVGSVSKEPGLLLFIILIEGFASTVILSLLFMQKFKPSWNISDKLP from the coding sequence ATGGAAAAGAAAATTATAAAATACGGTGTTTTGATAGCTTTAGGACTTATTATGTACTTCTTGCTCGTACGACTATTCGGCTTACACGAAAATCCTTGGTTGCGTTTGCTTAATGGTGCCATTGTCGCTTTTGGAATTTATAGCGTCATTAAAGATACCAAAAAAGAAAGTGGTGTTAATTTCAATTATTTTGAAGGATTTAAAGTCGGAATCTTCTCAGGGTTCATAGCAACTTTAGTATTTACCTTTTTTATGGCCATCTATATTTTTCACATTGATGTAGGATTTGCTGAAAAAATTATGGCAATGAGTGTTGGTAGTGTTTCGAAAGAACCTGGACTTTTACTCTTTATTATTTTAATAGAAGGTTTCGCGTCTACTGTGATATTAAGTCTATTATTTATGCAAAAATTTAAGCCAAGTTGGAATATTAGTGATAAACTACCATAG